One genomic region from Anabaena sp. PCC 7108 encodes:
- a CDS encoding YcjF family protein, producing the protein MTEQPNTDSLKTPTDEIKPKSENDSWKKRISGVVNKTTARLIQLLPVDQVTQTIGQWFTVSDAQVAEILETIRAELPTTEALLLGKPQAGKSSIVRGLTGVSAEIIGQGFRPHTQNTQRYAYPSSDLPLLVFTDTVGLGDVNQDTATIIQELIGDLQTEATGARVLILTVKINDFATDTLRQIAQKLRQQYPNIPCLLVVTCLHEIYPPQTDDHPHYPPDFIELNRAFTQIKENFTGLYNNAVLIDFTLEHDGYHPVFYGLEGLRDNLAELLPEAESKAIYQLLDKQAGEKLGNIYRDAGRRYILPFSIMAATLAAVPLPFATMPVLTALQVSMVGLLGKLYGQTLTPSQAGGIVSAIAGGFVAQAVARELIKFIPGFGSVIAASWAAAYTWALGEGACVYFGDLMGGKKPDPQKIQAVMQDAFEGAKERFKGIH; encoded by the coding sequence ATGACAGAACAACCCAACACAGACTCATTGAAAACACCGACTGATGAAATTAAACCCAAGTCGGAAAATGATTCTTGGAAAAAACGCATTTCTGGTGTTGTCAACAAAACCACAGCCAGATTAATCCAACTCCTACCCGTAGACCAAGTAACACAGACTATAGGACAATGGTTTACTGTTAGTGATGCCCAAGTAGCTGAGATTTTAGAGACCATTCGCGCTGAATTACCCACTACAGAAGCGCTGCTGCTAGGAAAACCCCAAGCGGGTAAAAGCTCTATTGTCCGGGGTTTAACGGGAGTTTCGGCAGAAATTATCGGACAGGGTTTTCGTCCCCACACCCAAAATACCCAACGCTATGCTTATCCTTCCAGTGATTTGCCGTTGCTAGTTTTTACGGATACGGTGGGACTAGGAGATGTAAATCAAGATACAGCAACAATTATTCAAGAGTTAATTGGTGATTTACAAACAGAGGCTACAGGGGCTAGAGTCTTAATTCTGACTGTGAAAATTAATGATTTCGCAACTGATACCCTGCGACAAATAGCTCAAAAATTGCGTCAACAATATCCAAATATTCCCTGTTTGCTGGTGGTGACTTGCTTACATGAAATTTACCCACCCCAAACAGATGATCATCCCCATTATCCCCCAGATTTTATAGAATTAAACCGAGCATTTACCCAAATAAAAGAGAATTTTACAGGTTTATATAATAATGCAGTTTTAATTGATTTCACTTTAGAACATGATGGTTATCATCCTGTATTTTATGGTTTAGAAGGACTGCGAGATAATTTAGCTGAACTTTTACCTGAAGCCGAATCAAAAGCAATTTATCAATTATTAGATAAACAAGCAGGGGAGAAATTAGGTAATATTTATCGGGATGCAGGAAGACGTTATATTTTACCTTTTTCGATTATGGCAGCTACTTTAGCAGCAGTGCCTTTGCCTTTTGCAACCATGCCTGTTTTAACAGCTTTGCAAGTATCAATGGTGGGATTATTAGGTAAATTATATGGGCAAACCTTGACACCATCTCAAGCTGGGGGTATTGTGAGTGCCATTGCGGGTGGTTTTGTAGCTCAAGCCGTAGCCAGGGAGTTAATTAAATTTATTCCTGGTTTTGGCAGCGTAATTGCTGCATCCTGGGCAGCAGCTTATACATGGGCTTTAGGTGAAGGTGCTTGTGTTTATTTTGGTGATTTAATGGGTGGGAAAAAACCTGATCCCCAGAAGATTCAAGCCGTGATGCAAGATGCTTTTGAAGGTGCCAAGGAGCGATTTAAGGGGATTCATTAA
- a CDS encoding MFS transporter, with protein MFPTEPTAVNHGFGALLKNKSFMLLWIGQLVSQLADKVFFVLMIALLKLYLPANDVDNSGRFYLYMAFTVPAILFGSAGGVIVDRVPKKLIMVGSDAVRGLLMLFIPFLPREFAILLFFTFAISTVTQFFAPAEQAAIPLLVKKEGLMAANALFSSTMMGALIVGNAVASPMLDWVESLNKGFGKELVVGTLYLLSALIMMPIHFQDRKPIEEETVPINPWAEFLQGLRYLKKNRLVWNAMLQIVTLYCVFAALIELAIGMAAKLHLEARDFSFFVASAGVGMVIGAAILGHFGHKLHHKPLPLIGFLIMAISLGLFTFIENLPLALGLCIFLGVGAAFVNVPMQTLIQQETPPEMHGKVFGFQNHAINIALTAPLLITTKLVNAFGLSAVLLGMSLVVAAVGVWAWQNTRRVLQDVI; from the coding sequence ATGTTTCCCACTGAACCTACTGCTGTTAATCACGGCTTTGGCGCACTGCTAAAAAACAAGAGTTTTATGCTCCTGTGGATTGGCCAATTGGTTTCCCAGTTAGCAGATAAGGTATTTTTTGTCTTAATGATTGCCTTATTGAAACTTTACCTACCTGCTAATGATGTAGATAATAGCGGTCGGTTCTATTTGTACATGGCATTTACCGTACCAGCAATTTTGTTTGGCTCCGCAGGCGGTGTGATCGTTGACCGTGTGCCGAAAAAACTAATAATGGTAGGGTCAGATGCGGTGCGTGGCCTATTGATGCTATTTATTCCCTTCCTACCCAGGGAGTTTGCGATTCTGTTGTTCTTTACCTTTGCCATTTCCACCGTCACCCAGTTTTTTGCCCCAGCAGAACAAGCTGCTATTCCTTTGTTGGTAAAAAAAGAAGGTTTAATGGCTGCCAATGCCTTATTTAGTAGCACCATGATGGGAGCATTAATTGTTGGTAATGCTGTCGCTAGTCCAATGTTGGATTGGGTGGAAAGCTTGAATAAAGGTTTTGGGAAAGAACTAGTAGTGGGTACTTTATACCTTCTATCTGCCTTGATTATGATGCCAATTCATTTTCAAGACCGCAAACCCATTGAGGAAGAAACAGTGCCAATTAATCCTTGGGCTGAATTCTTACAAGGCTTGCGCTATCTCAAAAAAAATCGGCTGGTATGGAATGCCATGCTGCAAATTGTTACTTTATACTGCGTGTTTGCCGCTTTAATAGAGTTAGCGATTGGTATGGCAGCAAAGTTACACTTAGAAGCTAGGGACTTTAGCTTTTTCGTAGCCTCTGCCGGAGTTGGGATGGTAATAGGTGCGGCAATTCTCGGACACTTTGGTCATAAATTACATCACAAACCCTTACCTTTAATCGGGTTTTTAATTATGGCGATTTCCTTAGGGTTGTTCACTTTTATTGAAAACCTGCCTCTAGCACTGGGACTCTGTATTTTTCTGGGTGTCGGTGCAGCTTTCGTGAATGTACCAATGCAAACTTTAATTCAGCAAGAAACTCCACCAGAAATGCATGGTAAGGTATTTGGCTTTCAAAATCATGCCATCAATATTGCCCTCACCGCACCTTTGCTAATTACAACAAAGTTAGTTAATGCCTTTGGTTTATCAGCTGTATTGTTAGGAATGAGTCTGGTTGTCGCTGCTGTCGGTGTTTGGGCGTGGCAAAATACCCGGCGGGTATTGCAAGATGTGATTTAA
- the ilvB gene encoding biosynthetic-type acetolactate synthase large subunit — protein sequence MRSQSVSAGESPSQISIPQSTNNQQSPISPAVTPKRESGGFALLDSLVRHGVEYIFGYPGGAILPIYDDLYKVEETGRIKHILVRHEQGASHAADGYARATGKVGICFGTSGPGATNLVTGIATAYMDSIPMIVVTGQVPRAAIGTDAFQETDIYGITLPIVKHSYVVRDPKDMARIVAEAFHIASTGRPGPVLIDVPKDVALEAFDYVPVEPGSIKLPGYRPTVKGNPRQINAAIQLIRESRRPLLYVGGGAIAANAHAEVKQLAELFNIPVTTTLMGIGAFDEHHPLSLGMLGMHGTAYANFAVTDCDLLICVGARFDDRVTGKLDEFASHAKVIHIDIDPAEVGKNRVPEVPIVGDVKNVLTDLLRRCQNATSQTPPHQNQEWLNLINRWKQDYPLVVPHYPDSISPQEVIVEVGRQAPHAFYTTDVGQHQMWAAQFLKNGPRRWISSAGLGTMGFGVPAAMGVKVAFPDEEVICISGDASFQMCLQELGTLAQYGINVKTVILNNGWQGMVRQWQEAFYGERYSCSNMEVGMPDIEFLAKAYGIKGMVISNRDELQDKIAEMLAHNGPVIVNVKVTRDENCYPMVAPGKNNAQMIGLPKQQPKIAVEPVYCSHCNTENLPSYNFCSECGTKL from the coding sequence GTGCGTTCACAAAGTGTCTCCGCAGGAGAATCGCCTTCTCAAATCAGTATCCCACAATCGACAAATAACCAGCAGTCTCCTATTTCGCCAGCTGTCACCCCTAAACGTGAATCTGGCGGTTTTGCATTGCTAGATAGTCTTGTCCGTCATGGGGTTGAGTATATTTTTGGTTATCCCGGTGGGGCAATTCTACCAATTTATGATGACCTATACAAAGTAGAAGAAACTGGCAGAATTAAACATATCCTCGTTAGACACGAACAAGGCGCTTCCCATGCAGCTGACGGCTACGCCCGTGCTACTGGTAAAGTGGGGATATGTTTTGGTACTTCTGGTCCAGGAGCAACGAATTTAGTTACAGGTATCGCTACAGCTTACATGGATTCTATTCCCATGATTGTGGTGACAGGACAAGTACCCAGGGCGGCTATTGGTACAGATGCTTTCCAAGAAACAGATATCTACGGCATCACTTTGCCCATTGTCAAACATTCTTATGTAGTCCGTGATCCCAAAGATATGGCGCGGATTGTGGCGGAAGCGTTCCACATTGCCAGTACTGGTAGACCGGGACCAGTTTTGATAGATGTTCCCAAAGACGTAGCTTTAGAAGCATTTGACTATGTTCCTGTAGAACCAGGTTCGATCAAGTTACCTGGTTATCGTCCCACTGTAAAGGGAAATCCCAGACAAATTAATGCGGCAATTCAGTTGATTCGAGAAAGTCGCCGTCCGTTGTTGTATGTTGGTGGAGGTGCGATCGCAGCTAATGCCCACGCAGAAGTCAAACAACTGGCAGAATTATTTAATATCCCCGTCACTACTACCTTAATGGGTATTGGTGCATTTGATGAACATCATCCCCTCTCCTTGGGAATGTTGGGAATGCACGGTACAGCTTACGCTAACTTTGCTGTGACAGATTGTGATTTGCTAATTTGCGTTGGTGCCAGATTTGATGACCGAGTGACAGGTAAGTTAGATGAATTCGCTTCCCATGCTAAAGTCATTCACATCGATATTGACCCGGCTGAAGTAGGTAAAAACCGCGTTCCCGAAGTTCCCATTGTCGGTGATGTCAAAAACGTTTTAACTGATTTATTACGTCGATGTCAAAACGCAACTAGCCAAACTCCACCTCACCAAAATCAAGAATGGTTAAACTTAATTAACCGTTGGAAACAAGATTATCCTTTGGTTGTACCTCATTATCCTGATAGCATTTCCCCCCAAGAGGTAATTGTCGAAGTTGGTCGTCAAGCACCCCACGCTTTCTACACCACAGATGTCGGACAACATCAAATGTGGGCAGCACAATTCCTTAAGAATGGACCCAGACGCTGGATTTCTAGTGCAGGTTTGGGAACAATGGGTTTTGGTGTTCCTGCGGCGATGGGTGTAAAAGTAGCGTTCCCTGATGAAGAAGTTATCTGTATCAGCGGTGATGCCAGTTTCCAAATGTGTTTACAGGAGTTGGGAACACTAGCACAGTATGGCATAAATGTCAAGACTGTGATTTTAAATAATGGTTGGCAGGGAATGGTGCGTCAATGGCAAGAAGCCTTCTATGGTGAGCGTTATTCTTGCTCAAATATGGAAGTAGGGATGCCAGACATTGAATTTTTGGCTAAAGCCTATGGTATCAAGGGCATGGTGATTAGTAACCGAGACGAGTTACAAGATAAAATTGCCGAAATGTTGGCACACAACGGACCAGTGATTGTCAATGTCAAAGTTACCAGAGATGAAAACTGCTATCCTATGGTTGCGCCTGGTAAGAATAACGCGCAAATGATTGGCTTGCCTAAGCAACAACCGAAAATTGCAGTTGAACCAGTTTATTGTAGCCACTGTAATACGGAAAACCTACCTAGTTACAATTTCTGTTCTGAGTGTGGAACCAAGTTGTAG
- the dacB gene encoding D-alanyl-D-alanine carboxypeptidase/D-alanyl-D-alanine-endopeptidase, with amino-acid sequence MIGRKISISMILLFLGIQVGVTQKIAQAQSLVTQPNTTKSTCPAQLQSSIDAIINIPKFSRVRWGILVKPLSSGQSLYNRDAEKYFIPASNAKLFTTAAALLQLGANFRIRTSVYQDGDGILRVVGRGDPSLKDSQLTVLAKQLSQQGIQQVNQLIADDSYFQGEVVNSSWEWEDVQAYYGAPVNSLILNENASVLTFLPQTIGKPLKLNWAEPTEAYRWRIENNTVTTPENEPSFVEVNRDLKGQILRIQGQLAVNSQPEITALAIFNPVENFLRHFRQSLGREKIAVQQTSSSNGGKNDQEIAAIESAPLSDLMVETNVNSNNLFAEALLRVLGSKQVLTKNQTTADAGLKVVKTTLTELGIEPTSYILADGSGLSRKNLISPEAFIQLLQLMGKSSQSEVFRASLPVAGISGTLKNRFRNTLAEGIVQAKTGTMTGVVSLSGYINAPNYQPLVFSIMVNQSEQPASVVRKAMDEIIILLSQLHRC; translated from the coding sequence ATGATTGGCAGAAAAATTTCCATTAGCATGATTTTGCTATTTCTCGGTATCCAAGTTGGAGTTACCCAAAAAATAGCGCAAGCACAAAGCCTAGTTACACAACCAAACACTACAAAATCAACTTGTCCTGCTCAACTGCAATCATCTATAGATGCTATTATCAATATTCCTAAATTTAGTCGTGTCCGCTGGGGAATTTTAGTAAAACCCTTATCATCTGGGCAATCTCTTTACAATCGAGATGCGGAAAAATACTTTATTCCTGCTTCTAACGCCAAACTATTCACAACAGCAGCTGCATTACTGCAATTGGGAGCAAATTTTCGGATTCGTACCTCTGTTTATCAAGATGGTGATGGTATTTTGCGTGTCGTCGGTAGGGGAGATCCTAGCTTAAAAGATTCTCAACTAACAGTATTAGCAAAACAGTTATCGCAACAGGGTATTCAGCAAGTCAATCAGTTAATTGCTGATGATAGTTATTTTCAAGGAGAAGTTGTAAATTCTAGTTGGGAATGGGAAGATGTACAGGCTTATTATGGCGCACCAGTAAATAGTTTAATTTTAAATGAAAATGCTTCTGTCTTAACATTTTTGCCGCAAACTATAGGTAAGCCACTAAAACTTAATTGGGCTGAACCTACAGAAGCATATCGTTGGCGGATTGAAAATAATACTGTAACTACTCCAGAAAATGAACCAAGTTTTGTGGAAGTAAACCGTGATTTAAAAGGACAGATATTAAGAATTCAAGGACAATTAGCGGTAAATTCTCAACCAGAAATAACGGCTTTAGCTATTTTTAATCCAGTTGAAAATTTTTTAAGACATTTTCGGCAAAGTTTAGGAAGAGAAAAAATTGCTGTACAACAAACATCTAGCAGCAATGGCGGTAAGAATGATCAGGAAATAGCAGCAATTGAATCTGCACCTTTATCTGATTTGATGGTAGAGACAAATGTCAATAGTAATAATTTGTTTGCTGAAGCTTTACTCAGGGTATTAGGTAGTAAACAGGTATTAACAAAAAATCAAACTACTGCTGATGCAGGGCTAAAAGTTGTCAAGACTACTTTAACTGAATTGGGAATTGAGCCAACAAGTTATATTTTAGCAGATGGTTCTGGTTTATCGCGCAAAAATTTAATTAGTCCAGAAGCCTTCATACAACTTTTGCAGCTAATGGGTAAATCATCTCAATCTGAAGTTTTTCGTGCTTCTTTACCTGTTGCCGGCATTAGCGGAACTTTAAAAAATCGCTTTCGCAACACATTAGCCGAGGGAATTGTTCAAGCAAAAACAGGGACAATGACTGGTGTAGTTTCCTTATCTGGATATATTAATGCGCCTAATTATCAGCCTTTAGTTTTCAGTATTATGGTGAACCAATCTGAACAACCCGCAAGTGTTGTGAGGAAAGCTATGGATGAAATTATAATTTTATTATCGCAGTTACACCGTTGTTGA
- a CDS encoding DNA double-strand break repair nuclease NurA: MLDLTKISGQMQGFSQHLTSEVAASRQRLELAQQHLQKAVECQEELIARQKKWRDRILFANATPIEPLETCITIPVPPKIHTVIATDGSQIAPNHHEIAYCYLLNIGRVVLHYGQNRHPLLDSLPEVFYRPEDLYMSRQWGIRTEEWMSHRRTASETTVLAELACAAKTEAPALAMVDGSLIYWFLEQLPMDARDRILPPILEAWQQMRAAQIPIMGYLSASRNIEAMNFLRLLACPHPVPDCVSHCPNQLEYVPCKVFDSLRDTTLWTTQLQPGQRGPLWRSNNRILELYEDQTIYFCYVHVGTEIARIEIPAWVAENTIMFDQALGLMLAQVQKGYGYPVAIAEAHNQAVVRGGDKARFFALLERQMIKAGIKNVGISYKEARKRGSIA, from the coding sequence ATGCTTGATTTAACAAAAATATCGGGACAAATGCAAGGTTTTAGCCAGCATTTAACTTCAGAAGTGGCTGCGAGTCGTCAGCGTTTGGAGTTAGCACAGCAACATTTACAAAAAGCTGTTGAGTGTCAAGAGGAATTAATTGCACGTCAGAAAAAATGGCGCGATCGCATTCTCTTTGCTAATGCTACCCCAATTGAACCCCTAGAAACCTGTATTACTATCCCTGTCCCGCCTAAAATTCATACTGTCATCGCTACCGATGGTTCACAAATAGCACCTAATCATCACGAAATTGCTTATTGTTACTTGCTAAATATTGGTAGAGTCGTTTTACATTATGGTCAAAATCGTCACCCTTTATTAGATAGTTTACCGGAGGTATTTTACCGCCCCGAAGATTTATATATGTCGCGTCAGTGGGGAATTAGAACTGAGGAATGGATGAGTCATCGTCGCACAGCTTCGGAAACTACGGTATTAGCAGAACTTGCTTGTGCTGCGAAAACAGAAGCCCCGGCTTTAGCAATGGTCGATGGTTCGTTAATATACTGGTTTTTAGAACAGTTACCGATGGATGCACGCGATCGCATTTTACCCCCCATTTTAGAGGCTTGGCAACAGATGCGGGCTGCCCAAATTCCTATTATGGGTTATCTGAGCGCCTCTCGCAATATCGAAGCCATGAACTTTTTACGGTTGTTGGCTTGTCCCCACCCAGTACCCGATTGTGTCAGCCATTGCCCGAACCAATTAGAATATGTACCATGTAAAGTCTTTGATTCTTTGCGAGATACAACCCTATGGACAACCCAACTCCAACCGGGACAACGTGGCCCACTATGGCGTAGTAATAACCGAATTTTAGAATTATACGAAGACCAAACTATTTATTTTTGTTACGTTCATGTCGGTACGGAAATTGCCCGGATTGAAATTCCAGCTTGGGTAGCAGAAAATACAATCATGTTTGACCAAGCCCTAGGATTAATGTTGGCACAAGTGCAAAAAGGATACGGTTATCCTGTGGCAATTGCGGAGGCACATAATCAAGCAGTAGTCAGAGGTGGTGATAAAGCCCGTTTCTTTGCCCTTTTGGAACGACAAATGATTAAAGCCGGGATCAAAAATGTGGGAATTTCCTACAAAGAAGCGAGAAAACGGGGAAGTATTGCTTAA
- a CDS encoding tetratricopeptide repeat protein has protein sequence MKKWKLTIATFILGTILYSPKVSAKNLSNISEFRIKSSLLAQNNLKEAVVYFHRGLNRHTSGDFQGAIAEYSQALRLHPNFPEVYYKRGFSRHKLGDLKGAIQDYNRSISMNANYSGVYNHRGISRHDLGDLKGAIEDYNHALLLNPNFPEAYKNRGITRYHLGNQQGAITDLKTAANLFQQQRRITNYQEVIELIQKIDPK, from the coding sequence ATGAAAAAATGGAAATTAACAATTGCAACTTTCATATTAGGAACTATATTATATAGCCCGAAAGTGAGTGCTAAAAATTTGTCAAATATTTCCGAATTCAGAATAAAATCATCACTGTTAGCACAAAATAATCTTAAAGAAGCTGTAGTCTATTTCCATCGGGGACTTAACCGTCATACATCGGGAGATTTTCAAGGGGCAATTGCAGAATATAGTCAAGCATTACGGTTACATCCTAATTTTCCTGAAGTTTACTATAAACGTGGTTTTTCTCGCCATAAATTGGGAGATTTAAAAGGAGCTATTCAAGATTACAACCGATCCATAAGCATGAATGCTAACTATTCTGGTGTCTATAATCATCGAGGAATTTCTCGTCATGATTTAGGAGATTTGAAAGGCGCTATTGAAGACTATAATCATGCATTACTTCTTAATCCTAATTTTCCTGAAGCTTACAAAAATAGAGGAATTACTCGCTATCATCTAGGTAATCAGCAGGGAGCAATTACCGATTTAAAGACAGCAGCAAACTTATTTCAACAGCAAAGAAGAATTACTAATTACCAAGAGGTTATTGAGCTAATTCAGAAGATAGATCCTAAGTGA
- a CDS encoding HAD family hydrolase, whose product MTANSPTILALDFDGVVCDGLIEYFEVAWRTYCQIWSPVNDIPPDDLALRFYRLRPVIETGWEMPVLIKALINGFSDDKILQEWASITPQILVADNLEAKEVSTKLDNLRDDWIQTDLDGWLSLHRFYPGVIERLKITLASAVQLYIVTTKEGRFVQQLLQKEGLDLPADAIFGKEVKRPKYETLRELIDKANTQPVSLWFVEDRLKTLQLVQQQSDLDHVKLFLADWGYNTQPEREAGKNDSRIQLISLSHFAHDFSTWL is encoded by the coding sequence ATGACAGCGAATAGTCCTACGATTTTAGCTTTAGACTTTGATGGAGTGGTTTGTGATGGACTAATTGAATATTTTGAGGTAGCATGGCGTACCTACTGTCAAATTTGGTCGCCGGTTAATGACATACCACCAGATGATTTAGCCTTAAGATTCTATCGCTTACGTCCGGTAATTGAAACGGGTTGGGAAATGCCTGTTTTAATTAAAGCCTTGATTAACGGATTCTCTGATGATAAAATTCTCCAAGAATGGGCAAGTATCACCCCACAAATTTTGGTAGCAGATAACCTAGAAGCGAAAGAAGTTTCTACAAAATTGGATAATCTGCGGGATGATTGGATTCAGACGGATTTAGATGGTTGGTTAAGTCTGCATAGATTCTATCCTGGTGTGATAGAAAGACTAAAAATCACTCTTGCGAGTGCGGTTCAGTTATATATAGTTACTACTAAAGAAGGCCGTTTTGTTCAACAGTTATTACAAAAAGAAGGACTTGATTTACCAGCAGATGCGATTTTTGGAAAGGAAGTAAAACGCCCAAAATATGAAACTCTGCGAGAATTAATTGATAAAGCAAATACTCAACCTGTGAGTTTATGGTTTGTTGAAGACAGGCTGAAAACATTACAATTAGTCCAACAGCAATCAGACTTAGATCATGTCAAACTTTTCTTGGCAGATTGGGGTTATAATACTCAGCCAGAAAGGGAAGCCGGAAAAAATGATTCACGCATTCAGTTAATATCACTTTCTCATTTTGCTCACGATTTTTCAACTTGGTTGTAA